Below is a window of Herbiconiux aconitum DNA.
ATCTGCTCGTCGACCGGGTCACGGGTGGTGCCTGCCATCTCGTTGACCACGACACGTTCCTCGCCCGCCGCCTTGTTCAGCAGCGAACTCTTGCCCACGTTCGGCCGACCCAGGATGGCGACGCGACGCGGCCCGCCCACTTCCTGCTTGGCGACGTTGGAGACCTCGGGCATCTTCTCCATGATGATGTCGAGGAGGTCGGCCACCCCGCGGCCGTGCAATGCCGAAACCGGGTACGGCTCGCCGAGCCCGAGCGACCACAGGGCCGAGGCGCCGGGCTCCTGCCGCACGTCGTCGACCTTGTTGGCGGCGAGGAACACGGGCCGATTCGCTCGGCGAAGCAGCTTCACGACGTGCTCGTCGGTGGCGGTGGCGCCCACGTTCGAGTCCACCACGAACAGCACCACGTCGGCAAGGTCGATCGCGACCTCGGCCTGCGCGGCGACGGCGGCGTTGATGCCCGAGGCATCCGGCTCCCAGCCGCCCGTGTCGACGAGGGTGAACCGGCGCCCGTTCCACTCCGCTTTGTACGCCACACGATCGCGCGTAACACCCGGCGTGTCTTCCACGACGGCTTCACGACGCCCCAGGATGCGGTTCACCAGCGCCGACTTGCCCACGTTCGGGCGGCCCACGATCGCGAGCACCGGCAGTGCGGGCAGATAGAAGATGCCGTCGGGGTAGTCGTCGGAGAGCTCGAGCAGGTCGAGGTCGCCCTCGTCGAGCTCGTAGTCGTTGAGGCCCGAGCGCAGGGTCGCTGCCCGCTGCTCCGCCAGATCTTCGTCGACCTCGGCGAGCCGCGTGACGAGGTCGTCGTCGGGCGCGTCGAACTCCTCCGGGTCGTTGACGGGGCTGGAGGTGGGGTTCTGGCTATCCGCCATGCGAGGTCCTCGCTGTCTGAACGACTTCGACCACCGCGGAAACGGTCTGCTCGAAGTCGAGGTCGGTGGAATCGACGGTGGTGACGCCGTCGGCGGCGTTCATGAAGTCGACGACGCGAGAATCCGCTTTGTCGCGAGACCGGAGGGCCTCACCGACGGCGGCGGCCGACTCGCTGGTCAGTTCCTTAGAACGCCTCGCCATTCTAGCGTCTTCTGTGGCGGTGAGCAGGATGCGCACCGGCGCATCCGGCGCGACGACCGTCGTGATGTCCCGGCCCTCGGCCACGATCCCGTCGAACGGGGTGCCCGCCATGATCATCCGGAAGCGCTCGTTGAGCCAGCGCCGCACCTCGGGGATGCGCGCGACGAGGCTGACCACGCCGGTGACACGCGGCTCGCGGATCGCCTCCGTCACGTCCGCGGAGCCCACGCGCACGTAGTAGTCGTCGGGGTCGGTGCCGATCCGGAAGTCGAAGTTCGGCAGCTCGGCCACGACGTCCGACGCCTGGGCGGCGTCGATCCCCCGCACCATGAGGTGCCACGACAGCGCGCGATACGACGCCCCGGTGTCGAGGTAG
It encodes the following:
- the der gene encoding ribosome biogenesis GTPase Der, producing MADSQNPTSSPVNDPEEFDAPDDDLVTRLAEVDEDLAEQRAATLRSGLNDYELDEGDLDLLELSDDYPDGIFYLPALPVLAIVGRPNVGKSALVNRILGRREAVVEDTPGVTRDRVAYKAEWNGRRFTLVDTGGWEPDASGINAAVAAQAEVAIDLADVVLFVVDSNVGATATDEHVVKLLRRANRPVFLAANKVDDVRQEPGASALWSLGLGEPYPVSALHGRGVADLLDIIMEKMPEVSNVAKQEVGGPRRVAILGRPNVGKSSLLNKAAGEERVVVNEMAGTTRDPVDEQIELGGKVWTFVDTAGIRKRVHLQQGADFYASLRTSAALEKAEVAVVVLDVTEPISVQDLRIIDLVLESGRALVLAFNKWDLLDDERRRYLEREIEQDLAHVTWAPRVNISARTGRHLERLVPALELALDSWDTRIPTGKFNAFLAELTAAHPHPVRGGKQPRILFGTQAASRPPTFVLFATGFLDPGYRRYVQRRLREIYGFEGSPIVVNMRVREKRKR
- the cmk gene encoding (d)CMP kinase is translated as MSTGSTPVIVAIDGPAGSGKSSVSRAVAKALGFAYLDTGASYRALSWHLMVRGIDAAQASDVVAELPNFDFRIGTDPDDYYVRVGSADVTEAIREPRVTGVVSLVARIPEVRRWLNERFRMIMAGTPFDGIVAEGRDITTVVAPDAPVRILLTATEDARMARRSKELTSESAAAVGEALRSRDKADSRVVDFMNAADGVTTVDSTDLDFEQTVSAVVEVVQTARTSHGG